The following coding sequences lie in one Helicoverpa zea isolate HzStark_Cry1AcR chromosome 2, ilHelZeax1.1, whole genome shotgun sequence genomic window:
- the LOC124643277 gene encoding U-scoloptoxin(19)-Sm1a-like, with translation MFFKIVILVSLINYGVSVLNEEFEDAAASSGNAPFFELPCMVVGGTCARSVACPKGTKVSAKGLCPVQQEHGMECCRPTLVELRCSSKGGECVSSFFKCPISLRISEATDCAKDQTCCVYVK, from the exons ATGTTCTTCAAAATTGTGATTTTGGTGTCTTTGATAAATTATGGTGTGTCGGTTCTGAATGAGGAGTTCGAAGATGCGGCTGCGAGTT CGGGCAATGCCCCATTCTTCGAGTTGCCCTGTATGGTGGTGGGTGGTACTTGCGCCAGATCGGTGGCTTGCCCAAAAGGCACGAAGGTCAGTGCTAAAGGATTGTGCCCCGTACAACAAGAACATGGGATGGAGTGCTGCAGACCAA ccCTAGTTGAATTGAGGTGTTCGTCAAAAGGTGGCGAGTGCGTTTCGAGCTTTTTCAAATGTCCTATATCTCTGAGAATAAGCGAAGCTACAGATTGCGCTAAGGATCAGACATGTTGTGTTTatgtcaaataa
- the LOC124636640 gene encoding uncharacterized protein LOC124636640: MLLKICYLLLVVNCFCSAVWDLNEVEIYGAGKAPFFEIPCMRIGGTCAQSFACPPGTKVGQRGLCPEQQRIGVECCRPREFLFMYAFFEIRSMQFGKGVMGCRTQMGECIPLSVTCPSYLLSEDATGCGYDEICCLRRGKSRLEKKP; this comes from the exons ATGTTGCTCAAGATATGTTATCTTTTGCTCGTTGTGAATTGTTTCTGTTCTGCTGTTTGGGACCTCAACGAAGTGGAGATATACGGAG CTGGAAAGGCCCCATTCTTCGAGATACCATGTATGCGCATAGGGGGTACATGTGCTCAATCTTTCGCCTGTCCTCCTGGGACGAAGGTGGGtcagagaggcctatgtcctgAACAGCAGCGCATAGGCGTAGAATGCTGCAGACCCCGTGAGTTCCTCTTCATGTATGCCTTTTTTGAAATAAGAAGCATGCAGTTTGGCAAG GGGGTAATGGGATGTCGAACTCAAATGGGTGAATGCATCCCATTGTCTGTCACATGCCCAAGTTACTTGTTATCAGAAGACGCCACTGGATGTGGGTATGACGAAATATGCTGCTTACGAAGGGGGAAATCACGCCTTGAAAAAAAGCCGTAG